One genomic segment of Falco cherrug isolate bFalChe1 chromosome 13, bFalChe1.pri, whole genome shotgun sequence includes these proteins:
- the LOC102047240 gene encoding histone H3.3A codes for MARTKQTARKSTGGKAPRKQLATKAARKSAPSTGGVKKPHRYRPGTVALREIRRYQKSTELLIRKLPFQRLVREIAQDFKTDLRFQSAAIGALQEASEAYLVGLFEDTNLCAIHAKRVTIMPKDIQLARRIRGERA; via the exons ATGGCCCGTACCAAGCAAACCGCCCGCAAGTCCACCGGCGGCAAGGCGCCCCGCAAGCAGCTCGCCACCAAAGCCGCCCGCAAGAGCGCGCCCTCTACTGGCGGGGTGAAGAAGCCGCACCGTTACCG GCCGGGTACCGTGGCTCTCCGTGAAATCAGGCGCTACCAAAAGTCTACCGAACTTTTGATCCGCAAACTTCCTTTCCAGCGTCTGGTGCGTGAAATTGCTCAGGACTTCAAAACAGATCTGCGCTTCCAGAGCGCTGCCATCGGTGCTTTGCAG GAGGCAAGTGAAGCCTACTTGGTTGGCCTGTTTGAAGATACCAACCTGTGTGCTATCCATGCCAAACGTGTCACAATCATGCCAAAAGATATCCAGCTAGCGCGCCGCATACGTGGAGAGCGTGCTTAA